In Falco biarmicus isolate bFalBia1 chromosome 7, bFalBia1.pri, whole genome shotgun sequence, a single window of DNA contains:
- the ZBTB42 gene encoding zinc finger and BTB domain-containing protein 42, with protein MEFPDHSRQLLQCLSQQRHQGFLCDCTVLVGEAQFRAHRAVLASCSMYFHLFYRDQLDKRDIVHLNSDIVTAPAFSLLLEFMYEGKLEFNSLPVEDVLAAASYLHMYDIVKVCKGKLKDKELCLEEKINDEAAGLEKAEHFLDAGVPLVHEFDPGNKQKFSVAEYERAAGKEKVSSHPAWSSDHISVSSVPTEAEPCAAAAGKTKANVNSSTGPLSQRSVNHPLASSDVDCALDLSFKPVPGRDSLHPSYVFGQLASDSQQQGTEPLVKDEQDLLSDQEDGEARSPESQHFGNSAKSLVTGLGHMFAGNGSSHAREEDIDQERDESEDDMDSSDISSSGVLVPPGHICICPLCSKVFPSPHILQLHLSSHFRDKDGSRTRLSPDGSVPTCTLCGKTFSCMYTLKRHERTHSGEKPYTCGQCGKSFQYSHNLSRHAVVHTREKPHGCKWCERRFTQSGDLYRHIRKFHCGLVKSLVV; from the coding sequence ATGGAGTTTCCAGACCATAGCCGCCAGTTGCTGCAGTGTCTGAGTCAGCAGCGTCACCAGGGCTTCCTGTGTGACTGTACTGTTTTAGTTGGAGAAGCTCAATTCAGAGCTCACAGAGCCGTTCTTGCCTCTTGCAGTATGTACTTCCATCTTTTCTACAGGGACCAGTTAGACAAAAGGGATATTGTGCATCTGAACAGTGACATTGTCACGGCCCCTGCCTTCAGCCTGCTGCTCGAATTCATGTACGAGGGAAAGCTGGAATTCAACAGTCTCCCGGTCGAAgatgtgctggctgcagctagCTACCTTCACATGTATGACATTGTGAAAGTCTGCAAGGGCAAGTTGAAAGATAAAGAATTATGTTTGGAAGAGAAGATTAATGATGAGGCGGCTGGTTTGGAGAAAGCGGAGCATTTTCTAGATGCCGGAGTGCCCCTGGTCCACGAGTTTGAcccaggaaacaaacaaaaattcagcgttGCAGAATACGAGAGAGCAGCAGGCAAAGAAAAGGTCAGCAGTCACCCCGCCTGGTCCTCTGATCATATAAGTGTCAGCTCTGTGCCGACAGAGGCAGAACCTTgcgctgcagcagctggaaaaacaaaGGCTAATGTCAATAGTTCCACAGGACCTTTGTCCCAAAGGTCTGTTAACCATCCCCTGGCTTCGAGTGATGTGGACTGCGCGCTGGATTTGTCTTTCAAGCCCGTGCCGGGGAGAGATTCCTTACACCCCTCCTATGTCTTTGGACAGCTGGCTTCcgacagccagcagcagggtaCCGAGCCACTTGTTAAAGATGAACAAGACTTGCTGTCAGATCAGGAGGACGGCGAAGCCAGGAGTCCGGAGAGTCAGCATTTTGGGAATTCAGCCAAAAGCCTAGTGACAGGGTTAGGACACATGTTCGCGGGGAATGGCAGCTCTCATGCCCGAGAGGAGGATATAGATCAAGAGCGAGACGAGAGCGAGGACGACATGGATTCGTCGGACATCTCCTCCTCAGGCGTCCTCGTGCCTCCTGGGCATATCTGCATTTGCCCCCTCTGTAGCAAGGTGTTCCCGAGCCCGCACATCCTTCAGCTGCACCTGAGCTCTCACTTCCGTGACAAGGATGGCTCCCGGACCCGCCTGTCCCCTGATGGGTCCGTCCCCACTTGCACCCTCTGCGGAAAGACTTTTTCTTGCATGTACACGTTAAAGAGGCATGAGAGGACTCACTCCGGGGAGAAGCCCTACACCTGTGGCCAGTGCGGCAAGAGCTTCCAGTATTCCCACAACCTCAGCCGCCACGCCGTCGTGCACACCAGGGAGAAACCCCACGGGTGCAAGTGGTGCGAGAGACGGTTCACGCAGTCTGGGGATTTGTACAGACATATCCGCAAATTTCATTGTGGCCTTGTAAAGTCCTTGGTTGTTTGA